A stretch of DNA from Pongo abelii isolate AG06213 chromosome 17, NHGRI_mPonAbe1-v2.0_pri, whole genome shotgun sequence:
GCTCTCCAGAGGATTTTTAACATGACCCAGAGTcacaccataaaaacccaaaaccagAATTACTTGATATAGGGAAAACTAGGACAATATGATCAATTCTCAAGGGAAAGATAGTTAACACACACCAATGACAAGATACACAAATGTTGGAACTATCAGACAGAAACTTGAAAGCAGCTATTATAATCAcgcccagcctgggctacagagcgagactctgtctcaaaaaatgataataataaattatgaatAAGTAGTATTTATCCCTAGAATGCAAGTCTAAGCCAACATTTGAAAGTCAATTAATGTAACTCACCatattaataaatgaaagaaaaaaacatgatcaTCCCAATAGGTGTaggaaaagcatctgacaaaagaaGAGAACTTTCTTAACTTGATAAAGGGCAACTCTACAAGGTGATACTGCTATATACCCATTATATGCTAAAATAAAGGAAACTTGCAATACTAAGTGCTTGTGAAGATGTGGAACTCCTGAAATTCTCAACCATTGCTtatgagaatgcaaaatgatatatcCCATCTGGTAAAGAGCTTGGtagcttgaaaaaaataaagttagccaTACACTTATCATACAACTCAACAATCAGCTATTTATCCAACAGAAATAGGAAAATTGGTTCACAGGAAAACATGTACGTGAATGTTTGTAATGGCTTTGTTCATAATTAATACCCAAACCTAAAAGCAATCCTTTAagtaatgaatggataaacaaattgtgaaacatccatacaatgggataCTACTCAGCAGTAAAGAGGAATACATTATTAATACAGGAATCAACACAAATAAAGCTCAAATGCACTCTGTCAAGTGAGGGAAGATAGACTCAAAAGGCTGCATATTCTACAGTTCCACTCATATGACATTCTGGAGAAAACCAGGCTGTAAAAACAGGTTGCCAGGGCCTGGAGGTGGGAAAGCAGTTGACGCCAAAGGAAAATTTTGGAGATATGATAGCCATGTTTTGTATCTTTGTTGTGGTTACCTAACTCTAGGTATTTGTAAAACCTCAGAACTATACACCAAGAAGAAtgcattttactttatataaagaataagtaaaattaaaattaacacatGCAAATAGAACAGTACCTaacattatgaaaatataaaatttttttaaaaaattggactGCTTGGAAAATCAGTGTTTAAACATAAATGGTTACTTAGAAGAACTATATCGTATTTTACATTGCTTATAGCCATTCATTGCTTAGTCCATGACTAGTTAATCAtattatttgaaagaaaacatgGTTCTTGAGAAAAGGAGCATTGTCCAGCTGAGATTTGATGAGGGTAGAAGAGAGGTGAGGCAGTCTGGAATAAGGTGCCTCCTAGGTAGGGCAGACCCTGAAGATTTTCCAAGCTTCTGAGGATCTTGTACTTTACCTGTTATTCTCCTCTAAACCTTGGGttctacttttgttctttttatgggcTTGTCAAAAACTCAAAACTGCACATTTGTTATTGATTCAAACAATATTCCCACAACATAGTATTTATATTCCCATTTCActgatggagaaactgaagccaGAAAGACTAAGGGACATATTCAAGGCCTCAAAGCTAATAAAAACTAACCTTTAGTAAGATCCTAGTCTGCCAATGTCAATGTCTATGAAGTTGTAACAGCTGGGAGCAATCTCAACATTCTGGaagcgttttttgtttgtttgcttgctcaTGGGTTGATCGTGAAAGCTCCATGAACAGAGCTGAGCTTCTGTGTTCGAAGCTTTGGATGGGACAAGCCAGTCAGTTAAACAGTTTATCAGCCCCCTCCTTGGTTATTAATAAGCTGGGTATTTCTTGAAAAGGAATTCTAATTCTTACCTACACCACAGAGATGCCAGAAAGATCAATTAGCTGATGCTCATCTGAGACAGAacgaaaacaaaaatggaaaataaaaagctcTATAAGTGATTCTTTCCTCagttattatcattgttattatcaccatcatcaccatcatcattatttcTGCTGAGTTACTGCTTCATCAGACTATTTCTATATCTTCCATCAGGGGAGAAACAACCTGAATGAAACCTGGAAATTAAGGAATTAGGAGAGACATGCATCTAAGGGTGGGGTGGGAGCTTTCCGTGCTTAAGTATCACATCGCCCCTCAAACTTTCCATTTCTGCTCCGGGTCTATTCAACACTGAGGGAGGCCTAACATGAAAGTGGGATAAAGGTCCCCCTTCCTTCCAGTCCAGACTTCAatgccctcccttcccccaaatTCCCAGACACCTGCATTGATGCTattctttctcctgccttcaAATTCTCACCTTTTCCATCAAGCATGGGTATTTTCCACTAATGCACTATCTCCAGAGGCTGCAACTGAAATGGTCAAAGATTAGGTGAGAGTACCTTCAGCCTTCTGCCCTGTTGGCACAAGTGTCAGGGGGACACCAAAGGCCTGGCCCAGGGTAGGGGGGGATACTGAAGGGGAGAAGTGACCCAAGGCACACTGATGACAATTAGGTCAGAGGAGTGCTGGGGGAGCTGTCCAAAGTGCCAGGACCATGGTCCAGCAGGCAAAGTGTGCTGGGTGGTGAAGCAGGGGAAGGATATAGGACGGTGGCCCTCAGGGGAAAGCGTTCTACATATAAAGTTTGTCTCATCCCACCTTCTGTCTGGGACAGTGGCGTCCCATGACATTCACAGTTACAGTGTGTAATGGAGCTGCAAGAGAGGGCCTCAGAGAGCATCAAATTCGATCCTGGTGTTAGAGGCTTAAATGGAGCCAATGAGTTGTTGCCCAGTGACACACAGAGCCAGGATTCTGAAGTGTTCCCAAGTCCTTCCTGTTTCAACAAGCCCCTCCTGATCCAACTTCTCCCTCCTCTTCAAACTTGTAATTACTTATTCAGGGGATCTCTTCCCTTCAAGTCTGTAAGCTCCATAAGTGCAGATATTGTGTCTATCTGGTTTAGCATGTATCCCTAGTGCCCAGAGTAATGTGTGATTctgtggtatatgtgtgtgtgagtgtacatGTTGCAtgtttggatgtgtgtgtgtgcatggcgtAAACATGGTATATGTAGTATCCACCTTTGGTTCTCTTTCTTTGCCTCCTTTCCTCGAAAGCACCGAggctttttctacttctttttttcccccactgtcCTCAGTATTTTGTTCAGAGTGAGCATTTGCTCTATGTTTGATGACAATTTGTCAATTCCAAAAGAATTTACAACAAAGCAGTGATAATCATACCCACATTGGTCTAGCtctatttaattttaagtgtCTTTGTATAAGTGAAAATTAATTGCTCATTTTTAGTATTGCACATTTCAAAGCTCTTTTAAATGCACATTAGTTAGTAAATAAATTCAGTTGGTAGACATTTTTTATCTGTTGCAGGAAAATAGGAAGATGATCCACTTACTAGAGAGAAGCTTTTTTGTCAGATTCTATTTGAAGAAGCCTATTACTTTTCCTTCTAATGGGGTAGGGGAGAAAGGCAGAGTTGAAATGGAATTAATGCCCTGTCACCTACTGGCTGGCCCTCTCAACAACTTTCGCAAACTTtctgtctcaatttcctcatctagaaaAGCAGCATAATAAAACTTCATTCCTAGGGCTGCTTGTGAGAAGCAGGGAGACCATCTGGGCTGTGCCTAGTACACAAAAGGCATTCTGTAAATGTTAgtttcccttcttttcccttctcaTTTGGGCAAGGCTTCCTGGAAGGGCTAAGATTTATAACTCTTCTGAATAATAAGAGAGTACCCAGACATTGACCTTGTACTCATTTCCATGGTTTCCAGAGTCCCTCTCCCCAACTGCTACTCTTGTGAAAGTTaaaacacacagacagacacaaacacacacacagccaccctCCTCCAGGCTTTCTCTAGCACACTGTCTCACTTCCCCTCTGCCCCATCCATTTCTTCCATTTGAAAATCTTGAGAAGGAATTACCCCATCTGCctctatttatgtttgtttttccaaAACAGCTCTTGTGAAATGCAAAGTTTTAATAACAGAGAAATGATCATTTGGTGGATTGCACAGCAGTAAAAGCTAGGTTGGAAGCTGTACACACACCAAAATACTGGGCCTCCTTGATGTTTATAGTAGGGAAATGTGATCTTTACTAAACAAAACATGCAGGAAATGTGAACGAGGTTTCCTCTTCCCTTACTTCTCCAgcagaaattaaacaacttttaCACCCCACGCAGTCTTCAGTAGAGGATGCTAATGATGTCTCCGATGCCCTCTTCATCTGATCAAACTTTATTGTCTGTGTCAGGCTGCCAATTAAGGCATGGCTCTCCTATTGCACAAACTTCCCGAGCCACCTTAAAGGTTAATTGAATCATGTACATGTGATGCTCCAGTGGACATGGGGCTGTAGATTTCCTCTCAGACAGTGGATCTGTtgggaaaacaaattaaaaaatagtgtGATTGTTACACAGCCAGAGTGAAGGCTCCTAGGGGGTAGAGAAGAAGTAACAAGAGCCCATCTTTCTGTCTCAGCCTTTCTTCTTCTCCGTGTGTTCAGCTTTTTCATGGcatctctttcaagttcttgTGAGCATCTTCCATTTCCGCTCTtctccatgcaattccatttgcTGAAAAAGACCGAAGCTGTCTAAAGCAGGTCCATTTGGGGCCTTCAATCTGACTGAGGTGGCCAGCCATGGCCTGACCCCCAAAGCAAACCTTTGACCAAAGACTGGCTTCTTCCAATGCATTTCCTTGAAATGCACATCATACTTCTCAGAGGACTGTCTCTAAGATAATGTGCTTATGTGATTACAGACCTCCCCAAAGCTAGAAACTACGACCCAGAATAAACCATAGTTTTCaggatttgctgaatgaataaaaagaatcatAAGATCATGGACTGCTCAAACTGGAAAGGTCTCTAGAGATCCTTTCCCTCGGTCCCCTTACACTGCAGATGAGAAACAGGTCAGAAGGGATGAACGGCACTCCCAAGTGTACAAGGACATGGCAAAAAAGAAACTGTTGTAGAATCTTGGTTTCCTGAATGAGGTAAATCCCACAGATAGGACTGGAGCTGTCTAAGCCTGTTCGTGAATCTGCTCTCTGCTCACCCTCATCAGGGACATCCATATATAAATCAGCATTGGCCATTGTGATGAAGTGCTACAAAGaactttataaatttattaactCATATCCCTGAGGACCTCCACTTGATAGCATCTTTAGTCCCATTAATGCCCTTAAAAACAATTTGCTTGGGACGACACTGGTGGCGGAAGCAATGGCTGGCAACCCGCTGTAAGCGAGGCATGGAAGACATATGCTTGTGAGAAAAAGATGTCTATGAAACTATGGATGGTACAAGAACTTCACTTGACATTGAAGAGTACTCTGATACTGAGGTACAGAAAAACCAAGTACTAACTCTGGAAGAATGGCAAGACAAGTGGGTGAATGGCAACATTGCTTTTCATCAGGAACAAAGACATCAGCTATTAAAGAAGCATTTAGATACTTTTCTTAAAGGCGAGAGTGGACTGAGGgtgttttttcctctttgtggAAAAGCGGTTGAGATGAAATGGTTTGCAGACCAGGGACACAGTGTAGTTGGTGTGGAAATCAGTGAACTTGGGATACGAGAATTTTTTACAGAGCAGAATCTTTCTTACTCAGAAGAACCAATCACCGAAATTCCTGGAACCAAAGTATTTAAGAGTTCTTCAGGGAACTTTTCATTGTACTGTTGCAGTATTTTTGATCTTCCCAGGACAAATATTGGCAAATTTGACATGATTTGGGATAGAGGAGCATTTGTTGCCATTAATCCAGGTGATCGCAAATGTTATGCGGATATAATGTTATCCCTCCTGGGAAAGAAGTTTCAATATCTCCTGTGTGTTCTTTCTTATGATCCAACTAAACATCCAGGTCCACCATTTTATGTTCCACATGCTGAAATTGAAAGGTTGTTTGGTAAAATATGCAATATACATTGTCTTGAGAAGGCTGATGCTTTTGAAGAATGACATAAAAGTTGGGGAATTGACTATCTTTTTGAAAAGTTATATCTACTtacagaaaagtaaatgaaacagaTAAAATCACATTGACATGTTTTTGAGGAATTGAAAATTATGCTAAAGCCTGAAAATGTAAtggatgaattttttaaattgtttataaatCATATGATAAATCTATACTAAAAATGGCTTTTTAGTAAAGCCgtttactttttctaaaaaaagtttTAGGAGACAAAGATGTAACTAAACTTTTCAGGTAGCTCCTTTGGAGAGGAGATTATGATATGAAAGATTATGCCTGTGTGTCTTACAGATTGCAAGATATTTTATCAATCAGCATGTGTTAcctgtacaattaaaaaaaaatttaaatgcaatgcatattaaatataatacacacagaaaaactggcatttattttattttatttttttgagatgcagtttcattcttgttgcccaacctggagtgcaatggcgcaatctcagctcactgcaacctctgcctcccaggttcaagtgattctcctgcctcagcctcccaagtagctgggattacaggtgtgtgccaccatgcccagctaattttttgtatttttagtaaagacagggtttcaccatgttggtcaggctggtctcgaactccagacctcaggtgatctacccacctcggcctcccaaagtgccgggattacaggcgtgagccactgcgcctggcctgacatTCTTTATGAAATTTAGAATTGTTGAAGAAATATAACACTTCAGTAGAGTTCAAGGTGGTCCCAAAAGTTATATAAAAGATTAGTTTTTACTATAAACCCTTGTCTTTTACTCAGATCCTAGCATCCCTTTTCACATGGTTTCTCCATATATATAACAGAATcaagaaacaaattttaattaaacaatCTGTAACAGAatcaagaaatgaataaattttaattaaacaatCTATA
This window harbors:
- the LOC100458866 gene encoding thiopurine S-methyltransferase-like, with amino-acid sequence MDGTRTSLDIEEYSDTEVQKNQVLTLEEWQDKWVNGNIAFHQEQRHQLLKKHLDTFLKGESGLRVFFPLCGKAVEMKWFADQGHSVVGVEISELGIREFFTEQNLSYSEEPITEIPGTKVFKSSSGNFSLYCCSIFDLPRTNIGKFDMIWDRGAFVAINPGDRKCYADIMLSLLGKKFQYLLCVLSYDPTKHPGPPFYVPHAEIERLFGKICNIHCLEKADAFEE